A section of the Telopea speciosissima isolate NSW1024214 ecotype Mountain lineage chromosome 3, Tspe_v1, whole genome shotgun sequence genome encodes:
- the LOC122654543 gene encoding probable prolyl 4-hydroxylase 7 has protein sequence MAFRVFLFLSLFFLFSFPSISRASLRVPTWSGENKTDGSVLQLKKAATFAGFNPRRVTQLSWNPRAFLSEGFLSEEECDHLINLARYKLEKSMVADNESGKSIMNEVRTSSGMFLRKEQDEIVKSIEARIAAWSFLPPENGESMQILHYENGEKYEAHFDYFHDKANQELGGHRVATVLMYLSNVEKGGETIFPNSEAKRAQPKDDSWSDCAKNGYAVKPKKGDALLFFNLHTDATTDQSSLHGSCPVIKGEKWSATKWIHVRSFDRPKHSRSGECVDENENCSQWAATGECEKNPHYMVGSEKSYGFCRRSCKVC, from the exons ATGGCCTTTcgggttttcctttttttgtctcttttctttctcttctcattcCCCAGCATCTCTCGTGCATCCCTTCGAGTTCCAACGTGGTCGGGCGAAAATAAAAC TGATGGATCGGTTCTTCAATTGAAGAAAGCTGCTACTTTTGCTGGTTTTAATCCCAGACGAGTTACCCAACTGTCTTGGAATCccag GGCTTTCTTATCTGAGGGATTTCTGTCAGAGGAGGAGTGTGACCACCTCATTAATCTG GCGAGATATAAGCTGGAGAAATCGATGGTGGCGGATAATGAGTCGGGTAAGAGTATTATGAACGAAGTTCGGACGAGCTCCGGCATGTTTCTTCGTAAAGAACAG GATGAAATTGTGAAGAGCATTGAGGCAAGGATTGCTGCTTGGAGCTTCCTTCCTCCAG AAAATGGGGAGTCAATGCAGATACTGCATTATGAAAATGGCGAAAAGTATGAAGCAcattttgattattttcatGACAAGGCCAATCAGGAACTCGGAGGCCACCGAGTTGCGACAGTACTTATGTACTTGTCTAATGTTGAGAAGGGTGGGGAGACTATATTCCCCAACTCAGAG GCTAAAAGGGCTCAACCAAAGGATGATTCCTGGTCTGACTGTGCCAAAAATGGCTATGCAG TGAAACCCAAGAAGGGCGACGCATTGCTGTTCTTCAACCTTCATACTGATGCAACAACTGATCAAAGCAGCTTGCATGGGAGCTGCCCTGTCATTAAAGGGGAGAAGTGGTCTGCGACAAAGTGGATTCATGTGAGGTCCTTTGATAGACCAAAGCACTCaagaagtggagaatgtgttgATGAGAATGAGAATTGCTCCCAATGGGCTGCAACTGGGGAGTGTGAAAAGAACCCTCATTATATGGTGGGCTCTGAAAAGTCCTATGGATTTTGTAGGAGGAGTTGCAAGGTTTGCTAA
- the LOC122654541 gene encoding transcription factor MYB35-like encodes MGKPSCCDKSNVKRGLWTAEEDAKILAYVSMYGTGNWTLVPKKAGLKRCGKSCRLRWTNYLRPDLKHDTFTPQEEKLIVRLHKAIGSRWSLIAAQLPGRTDNDIKNFWNTKLRKKLQQMGIDPVTHKPFSEILTDYGKIGCFPKAGNHIGSLNRDLRNAFTPKPEASSVNGISNITSHLMTAMRAPKMEPMEDGLSDYTSNSNYSWDLLGELQAIKLVKEATKCSNQDIIEPIFFSEGSSSSSSSFSTTVRVSSPTPFPCQQSLPLQTTPFPPFNWSEFLLEDVSLPPDQPQQCFQGSSSLTQVHNEMQQSQLIVESNDNFSVVADMDYDALVNIGQSNPGRVGEEASNIFDDSLSSDNSFLTTILDQDNQMLWEFPDMFGEPFF; translated from the exons ATGGGGAAACCATCATGTTGCGATAAGTCGAATGTGAAAAGGGGTCTTTGGACTGCAGAGGAGGATGCAAAGATACTCGCTTATGTATCGATGTATGGTACAGGTAACTGGACATTGGTACCAAAAAAAGCAG GACTTAAACGATGCGGGAAGAGTTGTAGGCTTAGGTGGACTAATTACCTGAGGCCAGATCTCAAGCATGATACCTTCACACCTCAAGAAGAAAAATTGATTGTCAGACTTCATAAAGCCATAGGAAGCAG GTGGTCTCTAATAGCAGCCCAGTTGCCAGGAAGAACAGACAATGACATTAAAAACTTCTGGAACACAAAGCTGAGAAAGAAGCTCCAACAGATGGGAATCGATCCTGTCACTCACAAGCCTTTTTCAGAAATCCTAACTGACTATGGTAAAATTGGTTGTTTCCCGAAAGCTGGAAACCATATTGGATCCCTCAATAGAGACTTGAGGAATGCATTCACGCCCAAACCAGAAGCATCTTCAGTTAATGGCATTTCAAACATCACAAGCCACTTGATGACAGCTATGAGAGCTCCAAAGATGGAACCAATGGAAGATGGCCTGTCAGACTACACTAGCAATAGCAACTACTCTTGGGACCTTCTGGGTGAGCTTCAGGCCATAAAACTAGTTAAAGAAGCAACAAAGTGCAGCAACCAAGACATAATTGAACCCATTTTCTTTAGTGaaggatcatcatcatcatcatcttccttTTCCACTACCGTAAGAGTGAGTTCACCAACACCCTTTCCTTGCCAACAATCTCTTCCACTTCAGACAACACCATTCCCACCCTTCAATTGGAGTGAATTCCTTCTAGAAGATGTGTCTCTTCCTCCTGATCAGCCACAGCAATGCTTTCAAGGGTCTTCAAGCCTAACACAAGTACATAATGAGATGCAGCAAAGCCAATTAATTGTTGAAAGTAACGATAATTTCAGTGTTGTTGCAGACATGGATTATGATGCACTGGTTAACATAGGCCAGAGTAATCCAGGAAGAGTTGGAGAGGAAGCTAGCAACATCTTTGATGACTCTTTGTCATCTGATAATTCATTCCTGACAACGATATTGGATCAAGACAACCAGATGTTGTGGGAATTCCCTGATATGTTTGGGGAACCATTTTTCTGA